A DNA window from Rhodococcus sp. Z13 contains the following coding sequences:
- a CDS encoding ABC transporter ATP-binding protein produces the protein MLLRLLRRFLAPYRGALLAVVLLQLVATGGMLLLPSLNADIIDRGVAVGDVGYITRTGMTMLGISAVEIAASIGAVYFAARAAMGFGRDVRLALVRSVGRFSAREFGTFGAPSLITRNTNDVQQVQMLVLVTCTIVVTSPIMAFGGVIMALREDVGTSLVLVVAIPVLIFTMVTLIALMLPGFRVMQTRIDVVNRVLREQITGIRVIRAFVRDETERGRFDVANDDLTATALRLGRVNAVLYPAVLLISNVSTVAVLWVGGHRIADGQMEVGSITAMITYIAQILMAVLMTAFVAILAPRASVCAERILDVLETEPTVTAPADPVRGLPPRVTLELREAGFSYPGADAPVLSGVSFLADPGSTTAIIGGTGSGKSTLMRLVPRLIDVTAGQVLVGGVDVRALDPEELRARIAVVPQKAYLFSGTVADNLRYGRADATDDELWHALEVAQAADFVHRMPEGLGTVLSQGGTTVSGGQRQRLAIARALVRRPSIYLFDDAFSALDPATDARLRAALEPETRDACVLIVAQRVSTVQDADRIVVLDNGVMVDVGSHLGLLGRCETYAEIVESQRMATL, from the coding sequence ATGTTGCTACGGCTGTTGCGCCGCTTTCTGGCGCCGTATCGGGGTGCCCTGCTTGCAGTGGTGCTCCTGCAGCTCGTCGCCACCGGGGGGATGTTGTTGCTGCCGAGCCTCAACGCCGACATCATCGATCGGGGCGTGGCGGTCGGGGACGTCGGTTACATCACCCGCACCGGCATGACGATGCTCGGCATCAGCGCCGTCGAGATCGCGGCGTCGATCGGTGCGGTGTACTTCGCGGCGCGCGCCGCCATGGGGTTCGGCCGCGACGTGCGGCTCGCGCTGGTGCGCAGCGTGGGCCGGTTCTCCGCCCGCGAGTTCGGCACCTTCGGTGCCCCGTCGCTGATCACCCGCAACACCAACGACGTCCAGCAGGTCCAGATGCTCGTGCTGGTGACCTGCACGATCGTGGTGACCTCCCCGATCATGGCGTTCGGCGGTGTGATCATGGCGCTGCGCGAGGACGTGGGCACCTCGCTCGTGCTCGTCGTCGCGATCCCGGTGCTGATCTTCACGATGGTCACGCTGATCGCGCTCATGCTGCCCGGCTTCCGGGTGATGCAGACCCGCATCGACGTCGTCAACCGGGTGCTGCGCGAGCAGATCACCGGTATCCGGGTGATCCGCGCGTTCGTCCGCGACGAGACCGAACGTGGCCGCTTCGACGTCGCCAACGACGACCTCACCGCCACCGCGCTGCGTCTGGGGCGGGTCAACGCCGTGCTGTATCCGGCGGTGCTGCTCATCTCCAATGTGAGCACCGTGGCGGTGCTGTGGGTGGGTGGGCACCGCATCGCCGACGGGCAGATGGAGGTCGGCTCGATCACCGCGATGATCACCTACATCGCGCAGATCCTCATGGCCGTGCTCATGACGGCCTTCGTCGCGATCCTCGCGCCCCGCGCGTCGGTGTGCGCCGAGCGCATCCTCGACGTCCTCGAGACCGAACCGACCGTCACCGCCCCGGCCGACCCGGTCCGCGGGCTGCCGCCTCGCGTCACCCTCGAACTGCGTGAGGCCGGCTTCTCCTATCCGGGTGCCGACGCCCCCGTGCTCAGCGGGGTGTCGTTCCTCGCCGATCCCGGCTCGACCACCGCGATCATCGGTGGCACCGGATCGGGCAAGAGCACCCTGATGCGGCTCGTGCCCCGCCTGATCGACGTCACCGCCGGCCAGGTCCTCGTCGGCGGCGTCGACGTGCGCGCCCTCGACCCCGAGGAGCTGCGTGCGCGGATCGCCGTGGTCCCGCAGAAGGCCTATCTGTTCTCCGGCACCGTCGCCGACAACCTCCGGTACGGCCGCGCCGACGCCACCGACGACGAACTGTGGCACGCCCTCGAGGTCGCGCAGGCCGCCGACTTCGTGCACCGGATGCCCGAGGGGCTCGGCACCGTCCTGTCGCAGGGCGGCACCACCGTCTCCGGTGGGCAGCGGCAGCGGCTCGCGATCGCGCGGGCCCTCGTCCGCCGGCCCTCGATCTACCTGTTCGACGATGCGTTCTCGGCGCTCGACCCCGCCACCGACGCCCGGCTGCGCGCCGCGCTCGAACCCGAGACCCGCGACGCCTGCGTCCTCATCGTCGCGCAGCGGGTGTCGACGGTGCAGGACGCCGACCGCATCGTGGTGCTCGACAACGGCGTCATGGTCGACGTGGGCAGTCATCTCGGTCTGCTCGGCCGTTGCGAGACCTACGCCGAGATCGTCGAATCGCAGAGGATGGCCACGCTGTGA
- a CDS encoding ROK family transcriptional regulator, with protein sequence MTSLIGDAAPAPTAPAGPARVDETTAAGRILQELRRGGPATRTMLATATGFSASTVNRAVAELLAYELLCDRPDLAPRGRVGRPHVPVDLNADRFVLAGAHVGVRDTLVVAGDLWGRELRRTTFPTPSRPDELFTRIGETIRAHERVLPERVPVRAGLAVGGRYDRSRGIVDHSRLGWAQLPVDALFGSVVATPYTVVPQVEAMAEVEYRRYEATFRHRPASWLYVYARETVAVAWLVDGVARSSVDGPGTVAHLPTEWRVQCECGRVGCLEAAVADSTVVDIAVRSGVLPAVDGIGSVYAAAESGNRVAAELLRHRSQVLGRAVALVRDIVNPEVVTVGGQAFTRYAPARAHVLDGYRRSSSYRDVPLRFSDHGDEIQSAAGLSAASSAVFTDPIGALQAV encoded by the coding sequence ATGACGAGCCTGATCGGGGACGCTGCACCGGCACCGACAGCGCCGGCGGGGCCTGCGCGAGTCGACGAGACCACCGCGGCGGGACGCATCCTGCAGGAGCTGCGTCGGGGCGGTCCGGCGACCCGCACGATGCTGGCCACGGCCACCGGGTTCTCCGCGTCCACCGTCAACCGGGCGGTGGCGGAACTGCTGGCCTACGAACTGCTGTGCGACCGGCCCGATCTCGCTCCGCGCGGGCGGGTGGGCCGCCCCCACGTGCCCGTCGACCTGAACGCCGACCGGTTCGTGCTCGCCGGTGCTCACGTCGGTGTCCGCGACACCCTCGTCGTGGCGGGAGACCTGTGGGGCAGGGAGCTGCGCCGCACCACCTTCCCCACCCCCTCGCGACCGGACGAGCTGTTCACCCGGATCGGGGAGACGATCCGCGCCCACGAGCGAGTCCTGCCGGAGCGGGTTCCGGTGCGCGCCGGGCTGGCGGTCGGCGGCCGGTACGACCGCAGCCGGGGGATCGTCGACCACTCCCGGCTGGGCTGGGCACAACTGCCCGTCGACGCGCTGTTCGGGTCGGTGGTAGCCACGCCGTACACGGTGGTGCCGCAGGTCGAGGCGATGGCGGAGGTCGAGTACCGGCGTTACGAGGCGACCTTCCGGCACCGCCCCGCGAGCTGGCTGTACGTCTACGCCCGCGAGACGGTGGCGGTGGCGTGGCTGGTGGACGGGGTCGCGCGGTCGTCCGTCGACGGACCGGGCACCGTCGCGCATCTGCCCACCGAGTGGCGGGTGCAGTGCGAGTGCGGCCGGGTCGGGTGTCTCGAGGCCGCGGTGGCCGACAGCACCGTCGTCGACATCGCGGTGCGGTCGGGTGTGCTGCCCGCCGTGGACGGCATCGGGTCGGTGTACGCGGCGGCGGAATCCGGCAACCGGGTGGCGGCCGAATTGCTCCGGCACCGGTCGCAGGTGCTCGGCCGGGCGGTGGCGCTGGTGCGCGACATCGTCAATCCGGAGGTGGTGACGGTGGGCGGGCAGGCGTTCACCCGCTACGCACCGGCCCGCGCCCATGTGCTCGACGGCTATCGCCGGTCGTCGTCGTATCGGGATGTGCCGCTGCGGTTCTCGGACCACGGCGACGAGATCCAGTCCGCGGCGGGGCTGAGTGCGGCGTCGAGTGCGGTGTTCACCGACCCGATCGGGGCGCTGCAGGCGGTGTGA
- a CDS encoding ABC transporter ATP-binding protein, with product MLHPHRYAVYSVLLSALLGVVSMSIAPFVLGRGTDIIFDGVIGMQLPAGLSKEQAVAELRADGRDRFADMVSGMDVLPGAGIDFTALGRTLVIVLALYLLSSGLIWIAAYGLNEIVQRVVRDMRASVERKIHRLPLRYFDTHSRGDLLSRVSNDIDNVAAGMQESISQLVLAVMTLLGLVVMMLIISPLLALIAMLIIPASVVVTMLVARRSRKHFAAQWETTGALNGQIEEAFTGHELITAYGRTEEVQRRFTETNESLYQASYRAQFVSGLVMPFVTFLGNIGYVVIAVLGGLRVASGTATLGDVQAMIQYSRQLTQPLAQIGAMVNLLQSAAASAERVFAVLDEPEEEPEAAVPTMPWSRHGLVEFEDVSFSYVPDRPLIENLSLRAEPGQMIAIVGPTGAGKTTLINLILRFYEVDSGRILVDGVDIRDMSRDELRSRIGIVLQDTWLFGGTIRENIAYGNPDATENQILSAARMSYVDRFVRALPEGYDTIIDEESGGSLSAGERQLITIARAFVSKPSILILDEATSSVDTRTELLVQEATARLRDDRTSFVIAHRLSTIRNADRIVVMEDGRIVEQGTHEALLEADGAYARLYDAQFKALVD from the coding sequence ATGCTGCACCCGCACCGCTACGCCGTCTACTCGGTGCTGCTGTCGGCCCTGCTCGGTGTGGTGAGCATGTCGATCGCACCGTTCGTGCTCGGCCGCGGCACCGACATCATCTTCGACGGCGTGATCGGCATGCAGCTGCCCGCCGGTCTCTCCAAGGAGCAGGCGGTCGCGGAACTGCGCGCCGACGGCCGCGACCGGTTCGCCGACATGGTCTCCGGCATGGACGTGCTGCCGGGTGCGGGCATCGACTTCACGGCGCTCGGCCGCACCCTGGTCATCGTGCTCGCGCTGTATCTGCTGTCGTCGGGCCTGATCTGGATCGCCGCCTACGGTCTCAACGAGATCGTGCAGCGCGTCGTGCGCGACATGCGTGCGAGCGTCGAACGCAAGATCCATCGGCTGCCGCTGCGCTATTTCGACACGCATTCGCGCGGCGACCTGCTCAGCCGGGTCTCCAACGACATCGACAACGTCGCCGCCGGTATGCAGGAGTCCATCTCACAGCTGGTCCTGGCGGTGATGACCCTGCTGGGGCTCGTGGTGATGATGCTGATCATCTCCCCGCTGCTGGCGCTGATCGCGATGCTGATCATCCCGGCCTCGGTGGTGGTGACGATGCTGGTGGCCCGCCGTTCCCGCAAGCACTTCGCGGCGCAGTGGGAGACCACCGGCGCGCTCAACGGGCAGATCGAGGAGGCCTTCACCGGGCACGAGCTCATCACCGCCTACGGCCGTACCGAGGAGGTGCAGCGCCGCTTCACCGAGACGAACGAGTCGCTGTACCAGGCGTCCTACCGCGCCCAGTTCGTGTCGGGTCTGGTGATGCCGTTCGTGACCTTCCTCGGCAACATCGGCTACGTCGTCATCGCGGTGCTCGGTGGTCTACGGGTCGCGTCGGGCACCGCGACGCTCGGCGACGTGCAGGCGATGATCCAGTACTCGCGGCAGCTCACCCAGCCGCTCGCGCAGATCGGCGCGATGGTCAACCTGCTGCAGTCCGCGGCGGCGTCCGCGGAGCGGGTGTTCGCGGTGCTCGACGAGCCGGAGGAGGAACCGGAGGCGGCGGTGCCGACGATGCCGTGGAGCCGTCACGGTCTCGTCGAGTTCGAGGACGTCTCGTTCTCCTACGTCCCCGACCGGCCGCTCATCGAGAACCTGTCGTTGCGCGCCGAGCCGGGCCAGATGATCGCGATCGTCGGCCCCACGGGCGCCGGCAAGACCACCCTCATCAACCTGATCCTGCGGTTCTACGAGGTCGATTCGGGACGCATCCTCGTCGACGGTGTGGACATCAGGGACATGTCCCGAGACGAACTGCGTTCGCGCATCGGCATCGTGCTGCAGGACACCTGGCTGTTCGGCGGCACCATCCGCGAGAACATCGCCTACGGCAATCCGGACGCCACCGAGAACCAGATCCTCTCGGCGGCGCGGATGAGTTACGTCGACCGGTTCGTGCGGGCCCTGCCCGAAGGTTACGACACGATCATCGACGAGGAGAGCGGCGGCAGCCTCAGCGCCGGTGAACGCCAGCTGATCACGATCGCGCGGGCGTTCGTGTCGAAGCCGTCGATCCTCATCCTCGACGAGGCCACCAGTTCGGTGGACACCCGCACCGAACTGCTCGTCCAGGAGGCCACGGCCCGGCTGCGCGACGACCGCACCAGTTTCGTCATCGCCCACCGCCTGTCCACCATCCGCAACGCCGACCGCATCGTGGTCATGGAGGACGGGCGGATCGTCGAACAGGGCACGCACGAGGCGCTGCTCGAGGCGGACGGGGCGTACGCGCGGCTGTACGACGCGCAGTTCAAGGCGCTCGTGGACTGA
- a CDS encoding LysR family transcriptional regulator ArgP, which yields MDLDFAQLRTFATVLDEGTFEGAAAVLRVTPSAVSQRIKSPEQHVGQVLLRRTRPVTATPAGEVVMRLARQVARLEQDTSEELGLAATEGNYTTIPLVVNADSMSTWMLRALARMPVRYRALFELHREDEFHSTDLLRDGTAMAAVTSVPEPVQGCTSEKLGAMRYHAMASVDFAERWFPDGMTAAALKDAPMLTFDRKDDMQDRFVRRRTRRRMNPPRNYVPGAVEFVEAARLGLGWAMLPDAMVADTTDLVHLTPDDPLDVPLYWQRWRLDSPVLDALTDAVRRTAGEILHRPSGH from the coding sequence ATGGACCTGGACTTCGCTCAACTGCGCACGTTCGCAACGGTATTGGACGAGGGAACTTTCGAGGGTGCGGCCGCTGTTCTCCGCGTCACACCCTCCGCGGTGAGTCAGCGAATCAAGTCGCCCGAACAACACGTCGGGCAGGTGCTGCTGCGGAGGACCCGACCCGTGACCGCGACCCCGGCCGGCGAGGTGGTGATGCGTCTCGCCCGGCAGGTGGCGCGGCTCGAGCAGGACACCTCGGAGGAACTCGGGCTGGCTGCGACGGAGGGCAACTACACCACGATTCCTCTTGTCGTCAACGCGGATTCGATGTCCACCTGGATGCTGCGCGCCCTCGCGCGGATGCCGGTGCGCTACCGGGCCCTGTTCGAACTGCACCGCGAGGACGAGTTCCATTCGACGGACCTGCTGCGCGACGGCACCGCGATGGCGGCGGTGACCTCCGTCCCCGAACCGGTGCAGGGTTGCACCTCCGAGAAACTCGGTGCCATGCGCTATCACGCGATGGCGAGCGTGGACTTCGCCGAACGGTGGTTCCCCGACGGCATGACCGCCGCCGCGCTGAAGGACGCACCGATGCTCACCTTCGACCGCAAGGACGACATGCAGGACCGCTTCGTCCGCAGGCGCACCCGCCGGCGGATGAACCCGCCGCGCAACTACGTCCCGGGTGCGGTGGAGTTCGTCGAGGCCGCGCGGCTCGGATTGGGCTGGGCGATGCTGCCCGACGCGATGGTCGCCGACACCACCGACCTGGTGCACCTGACCCCCGACGATCCACTCGACGTGCCGCTCTACTGGCAGCGGTGGCGGCTGGACTCCCCCGTGCTCGACGCCCTCACCGACGCGGTGCGGCGGACCGCCGGCGAGATCCTGCACCGGCCTTCGGGGCATTGA
- a CDS encoding TetR/AcrR family transcriptional regulator, translating to MTTAPGLRDRKKAATRAALANAAAELARDHGLHAVTADAIAARAGVSTRTFHNYFASKEEAFLVHLETRVEEWIELLRDRPRDEHILDSLLETALAIVCSSEWQFDEIVACIAFIEEGNVLSAHRIEVERRSSRKLIEIIAERTGTDPVTDLRPSLLNYAAMGAMRAAMEMYLEGSTGRSAEDLVRDAFTQLRRGFP from the coding sequence GTGACCACTGCTCCAGGCCTGCGCGACCGCAAGAAGGCCGCCACCCGCGCCGCTCTTGCGAACGCCGCGGCGGAACTCGCCCGCGACCACGGCCTGCACGCTGTGACCGCGGACGCGATCGCAGCCCGCGCAGGCGTCTCGACCCGCACCTTCCACAACTACTTCGCGAGCAAGGAAGAAGCGTTCCTCGTCCACCTCGAGACGAGGGTCGAGGAGTGGATCGAACTGCTCCGCGACCGCCCGCGGGACGAGCACATCCTCGACTCGCTGCTCGAAACCGCTCTGGCGATCGTGTGCAGTTCCGAATGGCAGTTCGACGAGATCGTCGCGTGCATCGCCTTCATCGAGGAGGGCAACGTGCTCTCGGCGCACCGGATCGAGGTCGAACGACGCTCGTCCCGGAAGCTCATCGAGATCATCGCCGAGCGCACCGGCACCGACCCCGTCACCGATCTCCGGCCGTCGCTGCTCAACTACGCCGCGATGGGGGCGATGCGGGCCGCGATGGAGATGTACCTGGAGGGCAGTACGGGACGGTCGGCCGAGGATCTCGTGCGCGACGCGTTCACGCAGCTCCGCCGCGGGTTCCCGTAG
- a CDS encoding MMPL family transporter, producing MATYLYRLGKFAYRRKGAVLSVWIVILVLFGVGAATLAGPTTDSFSLPGTPAQKTQDLMAERFPSADDPMNALSARYVFAAPEGQTLDEPANMAAVDEVLAAIRGIDKVSAPAKVDPATATPEEQAGALVNPVLADAGLVEQMKAAGAEQGLPEEAALANAAALSPLSADRTVGFVTVPFDGGITDVDDTMREQIAAAAEVGRDAGLTVEVSGTAAAEMETPGGSSELIGIVIAAIVLTLTFGSLVAAGLPLITALVGVGIGSMGITIATGFADLSSMTPTLAIMIGLAVAIDYSLFIVSRFRHEITVTDDRAEAAGRAVGTAGSAVVFAGLTVIIALAALSVVGIPFLSAMGYAAAFTVFMAVLIAISLLPAVLSLFGEKVFAGRIPGLKSTDAEGDSDTPRAAVKFAGLLTRRPLVPLLVGVLLLGALALPATALRLALPTEATGDPATSARKAYDLVDEGFGPGRNGPLIVVADARDANVEAPVAFGAVVASLTEHDEVVNAQIVAVDEAGDTAQILVTPRSGPSDEATMELVDSIRGEEAQLQDEYGVSYGITGQTALEGDISESLQSALVPYLAVVVGLAFILLMLVFRSILVPLTATLGFLLSVLATFGATVAVFQEGWGGLIANPQPIVSFMPIFLIGVVFGLAMDYQVFLVTRMREEFVHGASAKDAVVAGFGHGARVVSAAAIIMISVFAAFIAEPNSLIKSMGFALAAAVFFDAFVVRMVIIPSVMALLGDKAWWLPKWLDRVLPNVDVEGEKLTRELAADSAGSEAARV from the coding sequence GTGGCGACCTACCTGTATCGGCTGGGCAAGTTCGCCTACCGGCGAAAAGGCGCAGTCCTGTCCGTATGGATCGTGATCCTCGTGCTCTTCGGAGTGGGTGCGGCGACGCTGGCCGGTCCCACGACCGACTCGTTCTCGCTGCCGGGCACCCCGGCCCAGAAGACGCAGGACCTGATGGCGGAGCGTTTCCCCTCCGCCGACGATCCGATGAACGCGCTCAGCGCCCGCTACGTCTTCGCCGCGCCGGAGGGGCAGACGCTCGACGAGCCCGCCAACATGGCCGCCGTCGACGAGGTGCTCGCCGCGATCCGCGGCATCGACAAGGTCTCCGCGCCGGCCAAGGTCGACCCGGCCACCGCCACGCCCGAGGAACAGGCCGGTGCCCTGGTCAACCCGGTGCTCGCCGACGCCGGTCTCGTCGAGCAGATGAAGGCCGCCGGGGCGGAGCAGGGCCTGCCCGAGGAGGCCGCGCTCGCGAACGCCGCCGCGCTGTCGCCGCTGAGCGCCGACCGCACCGTCGGCTTCGTCACCGTCCCCTTCGACGGTGGGATCACCGACGTCGACGACACGATGCGCGAGCAGATCGCCGCTGCCGCGGAGGTCGGCCGGGACGCCGGGCTGACCGTCGAGGTCAGTGGCACCGCCGCCGCCGAGATGGAGACCCCGGGTGGTTCCTCCGAGCTGATCGGCATCGTCATCGCCGCGATCGTCCTCACCCTGACCTTCGGCTCGCTGGTCGCCGCGGGCCTGCCGCTGATCACCGCGCTGGTCGGTGTCGGTATCGGCAGCATGGGCATCACCATCGCCACCGGTTTCGCCGACCTGAGCTCGATGACCCCGACGCTCGCGATCATGATCGGCCTGGCCGTCGCGATCGACTACTCGCTGTTCATCGTCTCCCGGTTCCGGCACGAGATCACCGTCACCGACGACCGCGCCGAGGCCGCGGGCCGGGCCGTGGGCACCGCCGGTTCCGCCGTCGTCTTCGCCGGCCTGACGGTCATCATCGCCCTGGCGGCGCTGAGCGTCGTGGGCATCCCGTTCCTGTCCGCCATGGGGTACGCTGCGGCGTTCACCGTGTTCATGGCCGTGCTGATCGCCATCAGCCTGCTGCCCGCCGTGCTGTCGCTGTTCGGCGAGAAGGTCTTCGCCGGCCGCATCCCCGGCCTGAAGTCCACCGACGCCGAGGGCGACTCGGACACCCCGCGCGCCGCGGTGAAGTTCGCCGGCCTGCTGACCCGCCGCCCGCTGGTGCCGCTGCTCGTCGGTGTCCTGCTGCTCGGTGCGCTGGCCCTGCCCGCGACCGCGCTGCGCCTGGCACTGCCGACCGAGGCGACCGGCGATCCCGCGACCAGCGCCCGCAAGGCCTACGACCTGGTCGACGAGGGCTTCGGCCCGGGCCGCAACGGCCCGCTGATCGTCGTCGCCGACGCCCGCGACGCGAACGTCGAGGCGCCGGTGGCGTTCGGGGCGGTCGTCGCCTCGCTCACCGAGCACGACGAGGTCGTCAACGCGCAGATCGTGGCGGTCGACGAGGCGGGCGACACCGCCCAGATCCTCGTCACCCCGCGCAGCGGCCCGAGCGACGAGGCCACCATGGAACTCGTCGACTCCATCCGCGGCGAGGAGGCGCAGCTGCAGGACGAGTACGGCGTCTCCTACGGCATCACCGGCCAGACCGCACTCGAGGGCGACATCTCCGAGAGCCTGCAGAGCGCGCTCGTGCCGTACCTCGCGGTCGTGGTGGGCCTCGCGTTCATCCTGCTCATGCTGGTGTTCCGTTCGATCCTGGTGCCGCTCACCGCGACGCTCGGGTTCCTGCTCAGCGTCCTGGCCACCTTCGGTGCGACCGTCGCGGTGTTCCAGGAGGGCTGGGGCGGCCTGATCGCCAACCCGCAGCCCATCGTCAGCTTCATGCCGATCTTCCTGATCGGTGTGGTCTTCGGTCTGGCCATGGACTACCAGGTGTTCCTGGTGACGCGTATGCGTGAGGAGTTCGTGCACGGCGCGTCCGCGAAGGACGCGGTGGTCGCCGGCTTCGGTCACGGTGCCCGCGTGGTCAGCGCCGCTGCGATCATCATGATCTCGGTGTTCGCGGCCTTCATCGCCGAACCGAACTCGCTGATCAAGTCGATGGGCTTCGCGCTCGCCGCCGCCGTCTTCTTCGACGCCTTCGTCGTCCGCATGGTGATCATCCCGTCGGTGATGGCGCTGCTCGGCGACAAGGCGTGGTGGCTGCCGAAGTGGCTCGACCGGGTCCTTCCCAACGTCGACGTCGAGGGCGAGAAGCTCACCCGCGAACTCGCCGCCGACTCCGCCGGCTCGGAAGCCGCGCGGGTGTGA
- a CDS encoding LysE/ArgO family amino acid transporter — MSLVVAGFVTGLSLIVAIGAQNAFVLRMAIARRYVLPVIAICVLSDAILITAGIAGIATILDRAPGAIDVIRWTGAAFLICYGLFAARRALKPSALSAAPGGAVTIGAALLTCLALTWLNPHTYLDTVLMLGSVANHYGDPGRWWFGAGAITASIVWFTALGYGARYLRAWFAKPSSWRILDGGVAVLMLGLGAGLVASA; from the coding sequence ATGTCCCTCGTCGTCGCCGGTTTCGTCACAGGTCTGTCCCTCATCGTCGCCATCGGTGCGCAGAACGCCTTCGTCCTGCGCATGGCCATCGCGCGACGATACGTGCTGCCCGTGATCGCGATCTGCGTGCTCTCCGACGCGATCCTCATCACCGCCGGCATCGCCGGGATCGCGACGATCCTGGACCGCGCACCCGGCGCGATCGACGTGATCCGCTGGACCGGAGCGGCATTCCTCATCTGCTACGGGCTCTTCGCGGCGCGGCGTGCCCTGAAGCCGTCGGCGCTGTCCGCCGCACCGGGCGGTGCCGTCACCATCGGTGCAGCCCTGCTGACCTGCCTCGCGCTGACCTGGCTCAATCCCCACACCTATCTCGACACCGTGCTCATGCTCGGCTCGGTGGCCAATCACTACGGCGATCCGGGACGCTGGTGGTTCGGCGCCGGCGCGATCACCGCGAGCATCGTGTGGTTCACCGCGCTCGGCTACGGCGCCCGCTATCTGCGCGCCTGGTTCGCGAAGCCGTCCTCGTGGCGCATCCTCGACGGCGGTGTCGCGGTGCTCATGCTCGGTCTCGGCGCGGGACTCGTGGCGTCGGCCTGA
- a CDS encoding pyridoxamine 5'-phosphate oxidase family protein, whose product MSENPNVDDPVVTLEEDRCWELLASGGVGRLVTVVDGRPEIYPVNFVADDRTVYFRSGPGSKLSELAVHREVAFEVDEIREDAAWSVVLHGQARILQSFDDAARLDALGLAPWVPTPKYDYVALTAHEVTGRQFALVKR is encoded by the coding sequence ATGAGCGAGAACCCGAACGTCGACGATCCGGTCGTCACGCTCGAGGAGGACCGGTGCTGGGAACTGCTCGCCTCGGGCGGGGTGGGTCGTCTCGTCACCGTCGTGGACGGACGGCCGGAGATCTATCCCGTCAACTTCGTGGCGGACGACCGCACGGTGTACTTCCGCAGCGGGCCGGGCAGCAAGCTCTCCGAACTGGCGGTGCACCGGGAGGTCGCGTTCGAGGTCGACGAGATCCGTGAGGACGCGGCGTGGAGCGTGGTGCTGCACGGGCAGGCCCGGATCCTGCAGAGTTTCGACGACGCGGCGAGGCTCGACGCCCTGGGGCTCGCGCCGTGGGTGCCGACCCCGAAGTACGACTACGTGGCGTTGACGGCGCACGAGGTCACCGGACGGCAGTTCGCCCTCGTCAAGCGCTGA
- a CDS encoding cation diffusion facilitator family transporter, which translates to MLLSVATALATMLLKVAAAWITGSVGLLSDALESGVNLVAALVGLAALRLAAKPADANHDFGHGKAEYLSAAVEGTMVFAAAAAILWTSVERLLSPQPVTEAGLGLVLASASSLLNLVVGLVLIRQGRAHRSITLVADGKHLLTDVWTSVGVLIGVALVAVSGWTVLDPIVAILVALNILRIGLGLVRQAVVGMLDAVLPPEDVAAVNAVLDRYRESGTVTILPPRTRESGRQRFVYLVVRVPGDWTVRAGHDLLDRIEADLAEALPGVVVFTHLEPDRAVRPTPRVPRRDRA; encoded by the coding sequence ATGCTGCTGTCGGTGGCGACGGCGCTCGCCACGATGCTGCTCAAGGTTGCAGCGGCGTGGATCACCGGGTCGGTCGGTCTGTTGTCGGACGCCCTCGAGTCCGGGGTCAACCTCGTCGCGGCCCTCGTCGGCCTCGCGGCACTGCGGCTGGCGGCGAAACCGGCCGACGCCAACCACGACTTCGGGCACGGCAAGGCCGAGTACCTGTCGGCGGCGGTCGAGGGGACGATGGTCTTCGCCGCCGCGGCGGCGATCCTGTGGACGTCGGTGGAGCGGTTGCTGAGCCCGCAGCCGGTGACGGAGGCGGGACTGGGCCTGGTGCTGGCGTCGGCGTCGTCGCTGCTCAACCTGGTCGTGGGGCTGGTGTTGATACGGCAGGGCCGCGCGCACCGGTCGATCACGCTGGTCGCGGACGGCAAGCACCTGCTGACGGACGTGTGGACATCGGTGGGGGTGCTGATCGGGGTGGCGCTGGTCGCGGTGTCCGGATGGACGGTGCTCGACCCGATCGTGGCGATCCTCGTCGCGCTGAACATCCTGCGGATCGGTCTGGGTCTGGTGCGGCAGGCGGTCGTGGGGATGCTCGACGCGGTGCTGCCGCCGGAGGACGTGGCGGCTGTGAACGCCGTGCTCGACCGCTACCGCGAATCGGGGACGGTGACGATCCTGCCACCGCGCACCCGCGAGTCGGGACGGCAGCGGTTCGTCTACCTGGTTGTGCGGGTGCCGGGCGACTGGACGGTGCGGGCCGGGCACGACCTGCTCGATCGTATCGAGGCCGATCTCGCCGAGGCCCTGCCGGGGGTCGTGGTGTTCACGCACCTCGAACCGGATCGCGCCGTCAGGCCGACGCCACGAGTCCCGCGCCGAGACCGAGCATGA